In the Halococcus agarilyticus genome, TGTCACCGAGCTCATCAGGTACGCCGATGGCCCGGTGAACTCGAGCAGCACGATCGGGTCCAGGACCGTGATGAACCAGATGATGAACACTGGCGCCAAGACCGGGTGCGGGATCGCATACGCGAAGATCACCATCGGCATCGACATCTCTCGAACGAGGGTCAGCTCCGCAATGACGATGCCGAGTAGCACCCCGAACAGCACCGCGAGGACGAAGGCGACGGCGATCGAGGTGAACGTCTCCACGACCCTGACGAAGACGGTTTCGGCGTTGTCCACGAGCGAGCTCCAGGTGTACGTGGGGTAGGCGACGATCCGATTGTTGTCGATCAACATCGCGACGCTCTGCCAGAACAGCAGAAACGCGATCAGGGCAACGAGCGTCGGGACGCGATCGGTGACCCAGTAGCGGGCACGCACCGCCAGGTTCCCCTTGTCGGTCGCCATCTGTTACTGCTCCCCCATGAACGAAGAGTCCCGCCAGTGAACCACCCGTCGCTCGATCAGGAAGATCACCAACACGACGCCCGCGCTGATCACCCCGAGGATGAGGACGATCGCGACGGCGCGTCCCACGGCAGCCCGGCCGATGACGGACTTTGCCATCGAACCGATTCCGGGCGTCGTGCTGACGAACTCCCCGACGACCGCGCCGATCATCGCGAGGATGAACCCGATCTTCATGCCATCGAAGATGAAGGGGAGACCGTTCTGGAACCGCACGTACCGGAACTCCTCCCAGGTTCCGGCACCGAGCAGGTCGAGCATGTTCTCGGTCCGCTCGTCGACGCTGCGGAACCCGTCGATCGCCGCGATCAACATCGGGAAGAAGGCGACCCATGTCGCCATCACGTAGTTGGCGGCCGAGAGTCCGAGGAAGCCGACAAAGCCCATCCAGTAGATCGCCAGCGGCGTCACCGCGATCCGCGGAATCGTGTTCATGCCGACGACGAACGGCATCAGGGCACTCCGGAGGCGGTCGCTGGCGACGATCGGGATGGCCACCAGGATCGACAGGATCAACGAGGCGACGTATCCCACGCTCACGGCTGCGAGCGTGTTGGGGAGGACCAACAACATGACTCCCCAGATCCGCTGGAGTTCCGTGACCACGTCGATCGGTCCCGGGAAGTACGTCGAGGAGACGTCCACGAGGAGCGCCGTTGCCTGCCAGATGACCAGAAAACAGACCAGTCCGAAGATCGCAAGTCCGTACTGGCGGACCCGTCCGTCGCGTAGCGGCCCTTCACGCTCGCCAGCCAATGCACCTCCGACTTTCTGGATGGCGTCGGCGATCATCGTTGGCTCTTGAAGTGCTGGTGAACCTCGGTTGATAGTTCGACGAAGCGGTCCGATCCCCGCGTCTCGTCGGTCCGCGGCCGCGGGAGGTCGATATCGATGGTGTCGACGACCTGGCCCGGCCGGGACGAGAGCACGACCACCTTATCCGAGAGGAAGACGGCCTCATTCAGGTCGTGTGTGATGAAAAGCACCGTCTTCTCGGTTTCCTCCCAGATTCGCAACAGTTCGACGTTGAGCTCGTCTTTCGTCATCGCGTCGAGCGAGCCGAAGGGTTCGTCCATCAACAGCACCGACGGGTCGTAGATCAGTGCCTGCGTGATGGTGAGCCGCTGTTGCATCCCGCCCGAGAGCTCGTTGGGGTAGGCGTTCTCGAAGCCCTCGAGGCCCACCAGCGAAAGCAGGTCCTCGGCCCGCTCGCGATAGTGGTCCATCGACTCGGAGATGGCGCCGTTGCTCTTGAGAATCTGGACCGGGAGCATGACGTTTTTCTTTACGGTCCGCCACTCGAGGGCCACCGGTTGCTGGAACACGAGTCCGACCTCGCTCCGATCGTGGTCCTCGCTGTGGACGCTCGTGCCGGCGACATCGACGCTTCCAGCGGTCGGTTCCAGAATACCCGCCCCGAGGTGCAACAGGGTCGTTTTCCCACACCCCGAGGGGCCGACGACGGAGACGAACTCCCCGTCACCCACGTCCAGGTCGATGCCCTCCAGTGCAGTGACTGATTCCTCGGTCGGATCGGTACCGTACACCTTGTCCACGTCCGAGAACGATATCTTTGGGTCCGAAGTCGGTGAGGCGGTGTCCGGCCGCGCGTTTGCAATATCTTTACTCATTGTCGGTGGGGTGACTCTCGAACGACATAGCATTACTCATTGTTGGTGGGATATTCCTCGAACGGTTTAAATGTGACGTGCGTCTGCCCGCGCGGCGGGACGGCAGGCTCTCCGGCCAGCCTCGCGGCCGTGTACTTTCGATCTCGTGCTCGTTTTCGAAACGGCGACCGACACGGGTCGGTTCCCGTTGACGGCCTCATAGGGACCATTGTAATTTGCTATGGATCCGACACTGTATGCGGGCTCCAGTGATCGCGACATTCGGAACTCGATGCAACGGCTGAAAATGGTTACAACGGTCCCATCAATTACCCGACTCGGCCTCTGCGAATATCTCGGCGAACCGGCCACCCGTCTCCATAACCTGGGCCCACTCGTCGTCCGTGAACTCGACCGGTTCCGAGGCCTCGAACGGCGCGCGATTGACCATCTCGCTGGCCGCTGGCACGACGGACGGGTCGTCGAGGAGTGCATTCGCGGCGCCGTCGCGTCCAACCTGGACGCCCTGCTCGGTGAAGTAACCGATTTGCTCCTCCTGGTAGCTGTTGTTGATCATGACCGCCACGGAGGTTTCGTACTGACCCCGCAGCTCCTCCTCGGTCCAGGTCTGGAGGTTGGGATTGACCTCGTTTTGCATCAGGTTGAGGTATTCGTCGCCGTTCAGGAGCACCCACTTCATGGTCTTGTGGAACCCGGTGAGCACGGCGGCCATGAACTCCTCGCTGTTCTCCTTGTTCTCGTACCAGCCGTTGTTGACCCAGATCGACTGGCCGGGGATCGCACCGAACTGGGTCAGGGGGACGACGCCGAGCTCCACGTCGGCCGCCTCCTCGTAAGCGGTCAGGAGGTCGATCGACCCCCAGACGGCCTGTACATCGTTGGAGGCCAGGGTCGGTGGGCCGACCTCCTCGCCCGCGGCCCTGGTGCCGATTTCGCTGCCGTCCACGCCGGCGAGTTCGGGGTACATCGGCCAGGTCGAGGAGGCGAAGCCCGACGCGAGCAGGACGTCCTTGCCCGCGAGGTCGGCGGGACCGGACACCTCGTCGGTCCGGTAGATCAACGAGAGCAACGGCCGTGCCAGGTAATTGCCAACCAGGCTCATGTCCAGCGCTTCGGCCTCCTCGCCGCCATCCCAGACCGAGATGGCCGTCGCGAAGGAGGCATAGCCCATCTCCGTGGTCCCGGTTCCGATGTTCAACGATTCCGTGTCCGAGCCGTTGCCTAGCTGGGCATCGACGTTGGGGACGCCTTCGTCAGCCCAGTAGCCTTCGAGCTCCGCGATGTGTGGCGTCCCGTGGGTCGGCTCTTTCTTCCAAGAGGCGGTGAACACGACCTCCTCCTCGTC is a window encoding:
- a CDS encoding ABC transporter substrate-binding protein, whose product is MTDKGMDKAKESIIEELDATLPGEIDRRKFLHGSAGMLGVMMFAGCTGDGNGGGGGGGGDGAETTSGGSDGAETTAGGGDGAETTAGGGGSSSGFMDEEEVVFTASWKKEPTHGTPHIAELEGYWADEGVPNVDAQLGNGSDTESLNIGTGTTEMGYASFATAISVWDGGEEAEALDMSLVGNYLARPLLSLIYRTDEVSGPADLAGKDVLLASGFASSTWPMYPELAGVDGSEIGTRAAGEEVGPPTLASNDVQAVWGSIDLLTAYEEAADVELGVVPLTQFGAIPGQSIWVNNGWYENKENSEEFMAAVLTGFHKTMKWVLLNGDEYLNLMQNEVNPNLQTWTEEELRGQYETSVAVMINNSYQEEQIGYFTEQGVQVGRDGAANALLDDPSVVPAASEMVNRAPFEASEPVEFTDDEWAQVMETGGRFAEIFAEAESGN
- a CDS encoding ABC transporter permease; translated protein: MATDKGNLAVRARYWVTDRVPTLVALIAFLLFWQSVAMLIDNNRIVAYPTYTWSSLVDNAETVFVRVVETFTSIAVAFVLAVLFGVLLGIVIAELTLVREMSMPMVIFAYAIPHPVLAPVFIIWFITVLDPIVLLEFTGPSAYLMSSVTAADATQQFVINGVTVFAAWVGFFPVFLGTVTGMNSLEERFEHLGTVLGATRVQMVRYFRFWRALPHIASSIKSTVQLSIIGVIVAEFIASSQGIGYQIVLAWKNADLGYMFGVILFIMVAAYLFFQTVVWLLKKVTPPATVE
- a CDS encoding ABC transporter ATP-binding protein; protein product: MYGTDPTEESVTALEGIDLDVGDGEFVSVVGPSGCGKTTLLHLGAGILEPTAGSVDVAGTSVHSEDHDRSEVGLVFQQPVALEWRTVKKNVMLPVQILKSNGAISESMDHYRERAEDLLSLVGLEGFENAYPNELSGGMQQRLTITQALIYDPSVLLMDEPFGSLDAMTKDELNVELLRIWEETEKTVLFITHDLNEAVFLSDKVVVLSSRPGQVVDTIDIDLPRPRTDETRGSDRFVELSTEVHQHFKSQR
- a CDS encoding ABC transporter permease is translated as MIADAIQKVGGALAGEREGPLRDGRVRQYGLAIFGLVCFLVIWQATALLVDVSSTYFPGPIDVVTELQRIWGVMLLVLPNTLAAVSVGYVASLILSILVAIPIVASDRLRSALMPFVVGMNTIPRIAVTPLAIYWMGFVGFLGLSAANYVMATWVAFFPMLIAAIDGFRSVDERTENMLDLLGAGTWEEFRYVRFQNGLPFIFDGMKIGFILAMIGAVVGEFVSTTPGIGSMAKSVIGRAAVGRAVAIVLILGVISAGVVLVIFLIERRVVHWRDSSFMGEQ